Within Paenibacillus sabinae T27, the genomic segment GAACTCCGATAACTTCTCCCCGCATGTGCCGGAAATCGAAGCGTTGTACCAATCGATTCCTTTTCTGATCGTCAATGAGCCGGAGTGCTCTTACGGTATCTTTCTGGATAATCCGGGGAAATCGGTGTTCGATATGCGCACCTCGAGCGAAGCATTCACGGTTCAAGCGGATACCACCGGATTGGACTATTATGTGATTCCGGGTCCGCAATTGAAAGATGTGGTCATGAGATACACCGCCCTCACCGGACGCATCCAGCTTCCGCCTCAGTGGTCCATCGGCTATCATCAGTCCCGTTACAGCTACATGGATCAGGATGAGGTCATGGAAATGGCCCGCACCTTCCGCGAAAAGGAAATTCCGTGCGATGTCATTCACCTAGACATCCATTATATGAACGAATACCGCGTCTTTACCTTCGATCCGGCCCGGTTCCCCGATCCGAAAGCGATGATCGAAGAACTGAAAACGATGGGCATCCGAATCGTCCCGATTGTTGATCCCGGTGTGAAGCTGGACCCGGATTACCGTGTTTATCAAGAGGGGACGGATTCGGACCTCTTCTGCCTGAAACCGGACGGGTCGCCGTTTGTCGGTCCGGTGTGGCCGGGGCCTAGCGTGTTCCCCGATTTCTCGGATGCCAAGGCCAGAGAATGGTGGGGAGACCTTCACCGCTTCTTTACGGATATGGGCATTGAGGGCATCTGGAACGATATGAACGAGCCCTCGGTGTTTAACGAGAACAAGACGATCGACCCGGACACGCTGCACCGGTACGACGGTAATCCCGCTACGCATGCCGAAATTCACAATCTGTATGGCATGCTGATGTCCAAAGCGACCGCCGAGGGCATGACCCGGAACTTGAATGGCCGCCGGCCGTTCGTGCTTTCGCGCGCTGGCTACGCCGGGATTCAGCGCTATGCGGCGGTCTGGACGGGTGATAACCGCAGCTTCTGGGAGCATATGGCGCTTGCGATGCCAATGGTGCTGAACCTCGGGCTGTCCGGCGTCTCCTTCTCGGGTCCCGATATCGGCGGGTTCGGACATCATACAACGGGCGAGCTGCTGGCGCGGTGGACGCAGATGGGCGCGCTGTTCCCGTTCTGTCGGAACCACAGCATGCTGGAAACCGTCCGTCAGGAGCCGTGGTCGTTCGGGCCCGAGGTAGAGAATATTTGCAGGGAGTATATTAGCCTGCGCTATTCCTTGATGCCGCTGCTGTATTCGTTATTCCGGGAATCCGCCGAAACGGGGATGCCGATCATCCGGCCGCTGCTTCTGGAATATCCGGAAGATCCGAATGTCGCCAACCTTTGCGACCAATTCCTGCTGGGAGATCAAATACTTGCGGCTCCCGTCTATCGTCCCGATACGTTCCATCGTGTCGTCTATCTGCCTGAGGGGAACTGGTTCGACTACAAGACCGGGGAGAAAAGAGAGGGCGGCCGTCATTTCATGGCTCATGCCCCGCTCGATACGCTGCCGCTGTACGTTAAAGAGGGAGCGATTATCCCGCGCACGGCACCGGCCCTGTCCGCCGAATTTGAACGCCCCTCGGAGCTGTTCCTGGATATTTATACACCGGAGAACGGCGAAGGCGCATTTGACCTGTACGATGACGACGGCGCGACGTTTGCCTACAAGGACAAGGCGTATAATCTGTACCGCTTGAGAGTTGAAGGGACGGAGGGAACCGTCAAATTCACCGTTCATCCGGAATGGACAGGCTACGGCGAAGGTTGGAAGCGATGGACGCTCACGTTCAAGCATCTCCCGTTTGCGGGATATCTTCAGGATTTCGGCAAAGAGGCGGCGGACCGGGATGAACTGGAGACGCTCGCGGAGGGATGGCATTTCGACAGCGCCGCCCGCGAACTGACGGTTGTCCTGAATCAGCCTTTGGAGGATGTGGAGCTGGTCGTTAAGGCCCGGGCATAGTCCATTGAAGCGAATATTCACGTGTAAGGCAATGCCGATTTTTTCTCTCCTTTAGGTGAATAAATATAACATACTCATGATAATTAACCATTTTTTCTCCGAAAAGTTTATTAGCGAATTACAAAAACATTCCAATATTTTGTGCAGTATGACATAAATCATGTCAAGCAATTGACGCTAATCTATCATGCGATTATCTTGTGTAAAAGCAGCCAAGCCAAAATTTTACGACGAGGTGATCGCAGTTGAAAAAATGGTTATTATGGAGTGTTGCCTTACTGCTTCTTCTGATGCCTTTGCAGGTAAGCGCCGCTGAGGTCAAGGAAGTCCGTCCAATCGCCGTACAGGGTGCAATGGACATGGAAGTCGCCTATTTTCTGAAGCAAATGGGCGAGTACAAGACGGAGACCTTCGGATCGTATCAATTTTATTCCGGCACCATCGAGGGTGTTCCGGTTGTCGTCTCCAAGACGAATATCGGCATGGTCAATGCCGCGGCTTCGACAACGCTCTTAATCGAGAAATATCATCCGAAAGCGATCATTAACCAGGGAACCGCCGGCGGTCACGACCCCGCGCTACATCAGTTCGATATTGTGGTTGGCGCCAAAGCGATCAATTACAGCTGGATCGAATCTCCGCATCGAGATGCGGGAGCGGGAATCGACACCGGCAGCTGGAAGGTCATGCCCAAACCCCTCGAGCCGGACCCCGAGCTGTACAAGACGGCAATGAGCTTGGCCGATCAGTATAAGCACGGCAAAGTCGTATCTGGCGTTATCGGCACTTCGGATGCGTGGAACAAGGAAATCGACCGCATTAACCAGCTGCACAATACGCTAGGCACAAGCGCGGAAGAGATGGAGACCGCGTCGGTGGCAGATGTAGCCAGAACATTCAACGTTCCTTTCCTTGGCATCCGGGTATTGTCCAATTCCGAACTGTACGGAGAGGATTTCGCTCCGGTTTCCAGTGATTACTGCTCTGAATTTGTGATTGAGGTTATCAAAAAAATCGAGAGCGGCGTCACATTCTCGGACAAGCTTCAGGTGTACGCGGACGGTAAAGAGGTTGTAGGTCTTCAAGGAGAGTACAAAAGCGGGAAGGTATGGCTTCCTCTGCGGGGCGTCATGGAAAGCCTCGGTTCCAAAGTGACATGGGACGGCGCCAAGAAGCAGATCGTGGTCGTTACCGACGGTAAGCTGGCCGCAATCAAAGCGGGCGAAACCATGGTCAAACAAGGTACGGCGTGGATCAACATGGATGTGCTGGAAGCCAAGTTCGATTTGACTACAGATTTTCTCGGCTCCGGCGTATATATCTATCCATAAAAAATAGGTCGTTCAGTGCCGAATTTGCTTGTTCGTTCAAAGCTAGAGCTCTCCCCAACCGGGGAGAGCTCTATTGCATTTTGCCGGACCGCATCAGCCATTTCAGTCCTTCTCTCCTGCTCAGCGGCTTCAGTTCCTCTTGCTCGATAAACGCCGTGACCGATGCCGGGTTCGTCTTGGAATATTCCCTTAGTGCCCAGCCGATCGCTTTTTGGATAAAAAATTCTCCGGACGATGCATGTTCACGGATATAGCGGTACAGCAGCGCTTCATCCGTCGCTTCCTTATAGTGGAGCTGGAAGAGGATGGCCGTGCGGTTTAGCCACATGTTGTCCGATTGCAGCCACTTCTCAGCGTACTCCGTCTTAAGCTCCGGATATTTGCGCAGCAGAAACCCGGCGGCATTGGCCGCCAGAAGATCGACGGTGTCCCACCACGAACGGGAGACGATGCAGGCTTCAATCATGCCGATGTCGGATGGCTCCAGCTTTTTTCGCAGGGACTCTGCGATATCCACACCGCAGTATTGATACTCCCTTTCGGGCTTTTCCCACAGCAGGGGAACCCATTCCTTAACCGGGGGATGTTCCTTGAGAAAGGCTTTCAAGAGCTGTCTTCTTACGGGAGTCCGTACACCCAAATAAGGGAATTGATCCCGCATATACGCGCTCATGGTCGCCGCCGCTTCCGGGTCCTGCGCATTTTCCAGTTCCCGGACCAGCTGCTTCAATGGTTCTTTCATACGTTTCGCTCCTTTCGGGATAAGCGGTATAAAATAAGGCCGAAGACGAACCCGGCAAACGACATGCCCGAGATGCAGACATACAGCGACTTCCCGCCGAAGGCGTTATACAGCGCGCCGCCCGCATAGGAAGCGACAATACCCGATATTCCGAAGAACAGCAGAGCGAGTACGGTTTGTCCCGTCGCCCGCCATTCCGCGGGTACAATGCTGTACAAGTATTGAATCGCGGCGGAGTAGAAGACCGGGAAGGTCAGGATCTGCAAAAATTGCAGAAACACAAGCTGCTGCGGATCAGTGAGCCAGACGGACAGAAAGAAGCGCAGGAAGTAGAAAAAGCCGGAAATCGAAATGATCATCAGCTCTTGACCTTTGCGAAGCCACCAGAAGCTTAGGGCGAACACGAGGATTTCGCTGCCTGCCGCAAGGAACCACGCTTGTCCGACAAGCTCCGGCTTGCCGCCAAGCTCGGAAATATAGACCCCAAGGAACGTATCGTTCATCCGGGCGGGAACCGAGCTGATCAGCACGAGAACGAGGAACAGAACCGTCTCCTTATTACCCAAAAAAGCCTTCAGACTGCCGAGAGTAACCGGTTTGCCTGATACAGGCGCGTCTGGCATGGCCCAGGTGGTTACAAAGCTCAGCAGCACGATGCCTGCGAAGAGCGGCGCGAGAACATGTCCGCCGAAATACGACATGACGTATCCGGCCAGCAGCGACATCACCGCATAACCGAGCGCGCCGTAGGTACGGATGGACCCGTAGCTTACGCCATGGACCTCGGCAACCCGGAAATTCAGGCTCTCCGTCAGCGGATCAATCGGCATCAGGAAGAAGTAGAGCAGCATGGCGAACGAAATCAGCGGGATAAAGCGGTCTGAAGCGTAAAGCGAATACCCGAG encodes:
- the mtnN gene encoding 5'-methylthioadenosine/S-adenosylhomocysteine nucleosidase, producing the protein MKKWLLWSVALLLLLMPLQVSAAEVKEVRPIAVQGAMDMEVAYFLKQMGEYKTETFGSYQFYSGTIEGVPVVVSKTNIGMVNAAASTTLLIEKYHPKAIINQGTAGGHDPALHQFDIVVGAKAINYSWIESPHRDAGAGIDTGSWKVMPKPLEPDPELYKTAMSLADQYKHGKVVSGVIGTSDAWNKEIDRINQLHNTLGTSAEEMETASVADVARTFNVPFLGIRVLSNSELYGEDFAPVSSDYCSEFVIEVIKKIESGVTFSDKLQVYADGKEVVGLQGEYKSGKVWLPLRGVMESLGSKVTWDGAKKQIVVVTDGKLAAIKAGETMVKQGTAWINMDVLEAKFDLTTDFLGSGVYIYP
- a CDS encoding MFS transporter, which produces MNAPQLLRGFNFLYFALLAIFIPFLPVYLAGQGLNPGQIGFIVGTGGFVTIISQPLWGMISDRTKTIRKVLLLLLLFAGVLGYSLYASDRFIPLISFAMLLYFFLMPIDPLTESLNFRVAEVHGVSYGSIRTYGALGYAVMSLLAGYVMSYFGGHVLAPLFAGIVLLSFVTTWAMPDAPVSGKPVTLGSLKAFLGNKETVLFLVLVLISSVPARMNDTFLGVYISELGGKPELVGQAWFLAAGSEILVFALSFWWLRKGQELMIISISGFFYFLRFFLSVWLTDPQQLVFLQFLQILTFPVFYSAAIQYLYSIVPAEWRATGQTVLALLFFGISGIVASYAGGALYNAFGGKSLYVCISGMSFAGFVFGLILYRLSRKERNV
- a CDS encoding DNA alkylation repair protein, with the translated sequence MKEPLKQLVRELENAQDPEAAATMSAYMRDQFPYLGVRTPVRRQLLKAFLKEHPPVKEWVPLLWEKPEREYQYCGVDIAESLRKKLEPSDIGMIEACIVSRSWWDTVDLLAANAAGFLLRKYPELKTEYAEKWLQSDNMWLNRTAILFQLHYKEATDEALLYRYIREHASSGEFFIQKAIGWALREYSKTNPASVTAFIEQEELKPLSRREGLKWLMRSGKMQ
- a CDS encoding TIM-barrel domain-containing protein, whose amino-acid sequence is MLTSEQISPDKLHSDYAASFTLTLGRVIKIEQEAGQVIFTCDNGKLAVSKARAGAVRIRLFADAAPDEEINMKTTPAIVEGESGAGAAETELLVADIGLAYLVETDEITIEVVKEDGSLRFKDSSGRIWARNPMMAWNEKKSAIALFRATENVHYYGLGEKTGFLDKRGERYEMWNSDNFSPHVPEIEALYQSIPFLIVNEPECSYGIFLDNPGKSVFDMRTSSEAFTVQADTTGLDYYVIPGPQLKDVVMRYTALTGRIQLPPQWSIGYHQSRYSYMDQDEVMEMARTFREKEIPCDVIHLDIHYMNEYRVFTFDPARFPDPKAMIEELKTMGIRIVPIVDPGVKLDPDYRVYQEGTDSDLFCLKPDGSPFVGPVWPGPSVFPDFSDAKAREWWGDLHRFFTDMGIEGIWNDMNEPSVFNENKTIDPDTLHRYDGNPATHAEIHNLYGMLMSKATAEGMTRNLNGRRPFVLSRAGYAGIQRYAAVWTGDNRSFWEHMALAMPMVLNLGLSGVSFSGPDIGGFGHHTTGELLARWTQMGALFPFCRNHSMLETVRQEPWSFGPEVENICREYISLRYSLMPLLYSLFRESAETGMPIIRPLLLEYPEDPNVANLCDQFLLGDQILAAPVYRPDTFHRVVYLPEGNWFDYKTGEKREGGRHFMAHAPLDTLPLYVKEGAIIPRTAPALSAEFERPSELFLDIYTPENGEGAFDLYDDDGATFAYKDKAYNLYRLRVEGTEGTVKFTVHPEWTGYGEGWKRWTLTFKHLPFAGYLQDFGKEAADRDELETLAEGWHFDSAARELTVVLNQPLEDVELVVKARA